The genomic stretch CGGGTAAAAAAGCGAAAATACTTTGTTTGAGTCTCTTGGGTCATGATTGCCAGCAGTGTTAGAATAGCGCCCGATTACAGATCCTAAGTGTAGTCACAATAACTACTTACAGCCTCTTGTTAAAGAAAAATTTTTAACCAAGGCTGTTTAAATACTAACCGTCTTTAGGTTTGATTACTGTGTGTTATCCATGCTGGCTTATGTGAACTAGTTCACATTTCAGTGTCTCCCGCTCGCTAGGCTCACCTCACGCTAACATTCTCTCAATAAATATCGGAACACTGCATGCCATTGTTAAAAATTACTGCTTTGAATTTGGCCTATGGTCATCATGTATTGCTGGAGGATGCCAGTCTGCAATTGTACAAGGGTGACCGGGTTTGTCTGGTTGGTCGCAATGGTGCGGGAAAATCCACATTGATGAAGATAGTTGAGGGTCAGATTAAAGCTGATGGCGGCACGATTTGGCATAAACCCACCGCCCGAATTTCACGCCTTGATCAAGAGCTGCCTAAGGCCGATGACCAAACTGTGATGCAAGTAGTGTCTTCAGGGTTAGCCGAAGTTGGGGATTTACTGAATCAGTATGATCAATTGCTGGCGCAGGAAATGGATGAGGCCGCGCTAAAAAAGTTAGAACAGTTGCAGCATCAATTGGAGGCAAAAGATGGCTGGAGTTTTCAGCAGAAAATTTCAGAAGTACTAAGCCGCTTATCGTTACCGGAAGGCAAACTGATGTCATCCCTTTCCGGTGGTTGGCGCCGCCGTGTGGCTTTGGCAAAAGCACTGTGACTCAGCCCGATTTGTTATTGTTAGATGAGCCTACCAACCATCTCGATATAGAAACCATTCAGTGGTTGGAAAAACAATTACTCGAGTTTAAAGGGGCTGTGCTGTTTATTACCCACGATCGGGCCTTGGTACGTAAGTTGGCGACCAAGATTGTTGAGTTGGACCGTGGGAAATTGC from Oceanicoccus sp. KOV_DT_Chl encodes the following:
- a CDS encoding ATP-binding cassette domain-containing protein, with translation MPLLKITALNLAYGHHVLLEDASLQLYKGDRVCLVGRNGAGKSTLMKIVEGQIKADGGTIWHKPTARISRLDQELPKADDQTVMQVVSSGLAEVGDLLNQYDQLLAQEMDEAALKKLEQLQHQLEAKDGWSFQQKISEVLSRLSLPEGKLMSSLSGGWRRRVALAKAL